CCGTCCCTCTGATTTGAGGGACGGACCTTTGTATGTTAAGTGATTTATTTTACGGACGGGCCGCCTTTTTGTTCGATGTCAGAAGGGACGTTCGAGAATTTCTTGAAGTTCTCGTTGAATTTATGAGCAAGTTCTTTTGCTTTCACTTCATAGGCCGCTTCATTGGACCATGTCTTCTTAGGTTGAAGCACTTCGTCTGGAACACCAGGAACGTGAACCGGGATGTTCAGGCCGAAAATCTCGTCTGTTGCCGTTTCCACATTCGTAAGTTCACCCTCAAGGGCCGCCTGGATCATGGCGCGGGTGTAGGAAAGCTTCATGCGATTCCCAACCCCGTATTCTCCGCCGGTCCAACCTGTATTCACGAGGAATACTTGTGCATTGTGCTCATCGATCTTCTTACCAAGCATCTCTGCATAGCGAGTGGCAGGAAGAGGGAGGAACGGTGAACCGAAGCATGTCGAGAATGTAGCCTGTGGTGACGTGATTCCACGCTCTGTACCTGCAAGCTTCGATGTATAGCCGCTTAAGAAATGGTACATCGCCTGTTCTTTTGTCAGCTTGCTGATCGGAGGTAATACCCCGAAAGCATCAGCTGTTAAGAATACAATTGTATTTGGGTGTCCTGCGATACTTGGCTCCACGATGTTTTCCATCGCTTGAAGGGGGTAGGCAGCACGCGTGTTTTCTGTTAAAGTGTTATCATCATAATCCGCGATGCGGGACATATCATCAAGAACGACATTTTCCAGGACGGAACCGAAACGGATCGCATCAAAGATCTGAGGTTCTTTTTCACGTGTAAGCCCGATGCACTTAGCATAGCATCCGCCTTCAATATTGAATACGCCGTTCGGGGACCAGCCGTGCTCGTCATCACCGATCAAGCGGCGGTTAGGGTCAGCGGATAAAGTCGTTTTCCCTGTACCGGACAATCCGAAGAACAATGCAACATCGCCTTCACGACCGACGTTCGAAGAGCAGTGCATGGAAAGGATGTCGGATTCAGGAAGTACATAGTTCATGACCGAGAAGATCGACTTCTTCATTTCACCGGCATATTCCGTACCACCGATCAATACGATTCTTTTTTCAAATGAAACGATGATGAACGTTTCGGAGTGAGTGCCGTCGACTTCAGGATCAGCCTTGAAGTTCGGGGCTGAAATGACGGTGAATTCTGACTTGTGATCTTTTAACTCTTCTGCTTCCGGGCGAATGAATAATTGGTGGGCAAACAGATTATGCCAGGCAAATTCATTGATCACCTGGATCGGTAGTCTATGTTTCGGGTCGGCACCTGCGAACCCTTTAAATGAAAATACTTCTTCTTTTTCTTTTAAGTATTCGATGACTTTCGTATATAATTTATCGAACGATTCCGATGAGATCGGCTGATTGACAGAACCCCATTCGATTTTATCTTTCGTCGTTGGTTCTTCCACAATAAATTTATCTTTAGGAGAGCGTCCTGTGTATTTACCAGTTTCTGCTCTGATTGCACCTGATGAAGTTAAAACGCCTTCATTTCGCTGAAGGACCTTTTCGACTAGTTGAGAAACAGATAATTGTTCCTGGATGTTTTGACCATTAAGTAATTCCGTTAATTCATTAGACATGCTCACTGAATTCATTCGAACCCTTCCTTTATATAAATTTATTTAAATGGTATCGTTTACTTTACAAAAATAGTATAACACAATCAAGCTATTAGTCTATACTATTTATTTAATTTTATAATGTGTCTTCATTTTGTCACATTTCTTGACCGAATAAAGCATGTTTCTTCTTATTTATATGAAATCCACCTCTAAATGTTTAGCCTCATTACCCCATTAGGTTATGTAATGATAAAAAAACAGGTTGAAACCATGAAAGGAATGGTTAAACCTGTCATTCAAAAAAAGTTGACACCACTTGTCCTAACCGTTATCATTGTTCCTTGAACGGATACTCTTATCCTGAGCTGGTGGAGGGAGCAGACCCTATGAAACCCAGCAACCTGCTAAATAGTGAATGGATCCATTTCTTTAATGAATCCGATTAAGCGAAGGTGCTAAACTGAGGCAAGGTCTCTAAAACCTTGAACGATAAGAGAGAAAAGGCGCGGCTATGATCTGAAACCTTTCCTCTGAAGCTTTTTTCCTGAGGAAGGGTTTTTTCTGTTTATAGTGGACCACATGCACATAAATCATGATTGATTGATAAAAGAATCATGTTTACTTCATACTACTTAGGGAAATGAGTACCGTATCTGTTTACTGTTTTGTCAGAAGAAGATTTTTGACAAATATGCTTAAGGAGGAACCTTGATGTCAACTAAACGTCGTCTGTTTACATCTGAGTCCGTAACCGAAGGACATCCAGATAAAATTTGTGACCAAATCTCTGATTCAATTCTTGATGCAATTCTTACCAATGATCCGAATGCACGTGTAGCGTGTGAAACGTCTGTCACGACGGGTCTTGTGCTCGTTGCCGGTGAAATCACTACGAATACGTATGTCGATATCCCGAAAATCGTTCGTGAAACGATCCGTGAAATTGGCTATACCCGTGCGAAATACGGCTTTGATGCTGAAACATGTGCGGTTCTGACTTCCATTGATG
The DNA window shown above is from Rossellomorea vietnamensis and carries:
- the pckA gene encoding phosphoenolpyruvate carboxykinase (ATP), whose translation is MNSVSMSNELTELLNGQNIQEQLSVSQLVEKVLQRNEGVLTSSGAIRAETGKYTGRSPKDKFIVEEPTTKDKIEWGSVNQPISSESFDKLYTKVIEYLKEKEEVFSFKGFAGADPKHRLPIQVINEFAWHNLFAHQLFIRPEAEELKDHKSEFTVISAPNFKADPEVDGTHSETFIIVSFEKRIVLIGGTEYAGEMKKSIFSVMNYVLPESDILSMHCSSNVGREGDVALFFGLSGTGKTTLSADPNRRLIGDDEHGWSPNGVFNIEGGCYAKCIGLTREKEPQIFDAIRFGSVLENVVLDDMSRIADYDDNTLTENTRAAYPLQAMENIVEPSIAGHPNTIVFLTADAFGVLPPISKLTKEQAMYHFLSGYTSKLAGTERGITSPQATFSTCFGSPFLPLPATRYAEMLGKKIDEHNAQVFLVNTGWTGGEYGVGNRMKLSYTRAMIQAALEGELTNVETATDEIFGLNIPVHVPGVPDEVLQPKKTWSNEAAYEVKAKELAHKFNENFKKFSNVPSDIEQKGGPSVK